A portion of the Fusobacterium nucleatum genome contains these proteins:
- a CDS encoding ATP-binding protein: MTKRELYIEKIKPFIDKDIIKVLTGIRRSGKSVMLKLIMEELKQNGIDEKQFININFENLINRELTTADKLHKYILKRASEIKNKCYIFLDEIQEVKDWEKCINSLRVNEEYDFDIYITGSNAKLLSGELSTYLAGRYVEFVIYPFSFKEFLDTLKPIQSNVSTKEAFQKYIKFGGMPFLYNLAFEEEASLQYLKDIYSSIILKDITQRNKIRDTDLLEKVIDYLIMNIGNNFSATSISKFFKSENRKVSVETILNYIKATEEAFLIYKVSRDDLIGKKILNINEKYYIADHGIREAILESNQRDINQIFENIIYLELLRKGYNIRVGKVDNLEVDFVCTKRNEKIYIQVAYLLASPETMEREFSSLEKINDNYPKYVISMDEFDMSRNGIRHINIIAFLLN; the protein is encoded by the coding sequence ATGACTAAAAGAGAATTATATATAGAAAAAATTAAACCTTTTATTGATAAAGACATTATAAAAGTTTTAACTGGAATAAGAAGAAGTGGTAAGTCAGTTATGTTAAAACTTATTATGGAGGAATTAAAACAAAATGGAATAGATGAGAAACAATTTATTAATATTAATTTTGAAAATTTAATAAATAGAGAATTAACAACAGCAGATAAGTTGCACAAATACATTTTAAAAAGAGCTAGTGAAATTAAAAATAAATGCTATATTTTTTTAGATGAAATTCAAGAAGTTAAAGATTGGGAAAAATGCATTAATTCTTTAAGAGTTAATGAAGAATATGATTTTGATATTTATATAACAGGTTCAAATGCAAAATTGTTATCAGGAGAACTTTCCACATACTTAGCTGGAAGATATGTAGAATTTGTGATATATCCATTTTCATTTAAAGAATTTTTAGATACATTAAAACCTATTCAATCAAATGTATCCACAAAAGAGGCTTTTCAAAAATATATAAAGTTTGGAGGAATGCCATTTTTATATAATTTAGCTTTTGAAGAAGAAGCAAGTTTGCAATATTTGAAAGATATCTATTCATCAATTATATTAAAAGATATAACCCAAAGGAATAAAATAAGGGATACAGATTTATTAGAAAAAGTTATAGATTATTTAATTATGAATATAGGGAATAATTTCTCTGCTACATCTATTTCAAAATTTTTTAAAAGTGAAAATAGAAAAGTATCAGTAGAAACAATATTAAATTATATTAAAGCAACCGAGGAGGCATTTTTAATCTATAAAGTTTCAAGAGATGATTTAATTGGAAAAAAAATATTGAATATCAATGAAAAATATTATATTGCAGATCATGGAATAAGAGAAGCCATACTAGAAAGTAATCAAAGAGATATTAATCAAATATTTGAAAATATTATTTACTTAGAGTTACTAAGAAAAGGCTATAATATTAGAGTTGGAAAGGTAGATAATTTAGAAGTTGATTTTGTTTGCACAAAAAGAAATGAAAAAATTTATATCCAAGTTGCTTATTTATTAGCTTCACCTGAAACAATGGAAAGAGAATTTTCTTCACTTGAAAAAATAAATGATAACTACCCTAAATATGTAATTTCTATGGATGAGTTTGATATGTCAAGAAATGGAATAAGACATATAAATATAATAGCTTTTTTATTAAACTAA
- the dnaE gene encoding DNA polymerase III subunit alpha, with the protein MENNFVHLNLHTEYSLSEGVNSIDSFLVKAKELGMTSLAVTDYANMFCAIEFYQKAKKMGIKPIIGLELPITNRDEQNIFSLTLLAKNYNGYKNLVKLASELYKKNENRELKLNKEILKEHSQDLIALSSSMNGEIGKAILTNSSDEKVNKIIDEYIEIFSKENFYLEIQANELSETKIINDKFYDLAKFHDLELVATNNVYYVDRDGYELQDIIICIQSGLKVKEKNRKRAISKELYLKSKDEMKRFLGEKFEKAIENANYIASLCNIEITFGNLQFPYYEVPSEYSGMDEYLKTICHTNIKKLYKEDLTKDILDRLEYELSVIIKMGYSGYFIVVWDFISYAKRRGIPVGPGRGSAAGSLVAYCLGITMIDPIRYNLLFERFLNPERISMPDIDIDICRERRDELIDYVVHKYGRDRVAHIITFGRMKARAAIRDIGRVLDIDLKKIDKLAKLVSHSQTLEKTLKENVEVAKLYTTDIELQKVIDLAIRIENKVRHVSTHAAGILITKEDLDRTVPIYLDEKEGVIATQYQMKELEELGLLKIDFLGLKNLSNVQRTIDYIKKYKNIDIDLYKIPLDDKKVFQMLSLGDSTGVFQLESTGIRKIMKRLKPDKFEDIVALLALYRPGPLQSGMVDDFINRKNGKEKIEYPHKNLEIILKETYGVILYQEQVMKIASYMADYSLGEADLLRRAMGKKNFAIMRENREKFIERAIKNGYTVEKSEEIFELIDKFAGYGFNKSHSVAYAMISYWTAYFKVHYPAYYYAAVMTSEISETGDIAYYFNDAKEHGIRIYSPNINSPSAYFEVKNDGITYSLAAIKNFGLTMAKKIVEDVKLNGKYTTLEEFVFRNKKNGMNKRALEALILSGALDEIKGNRKEKFLSIDKVLDYSSKAPKTDEIQQMNLFGEAAKTIDKFNLAISEDFTLDEKLNKEKEFLGFYLSSHPLDKYKDILTTFFIKKLSEFDLEGNQVIKTFGTIINLKKIITKKEEQMAMFNLSCYDRTLSCIAFPRVYERFISELIEKKTVYIEGKIQIDNYRGESRSKLLVDKLVELDKIYEYPAKKLFILIEPEDSYRYSRLKDLINFNKGKTQIIFAIKNKNEKKLQTMNKGIKLSKEFFESLVELMGIDKIKIEM; encoded by the coding sequence ATGGAGAATAATTTTGTTCATTTGAATTTACATACTGAATATAGTTTATCAGAGGGTGTAAATAGTATAGATAGTTTTTTAGTCAAAGCAAAAGAATTGGGAATGACCTCATTGGCAGTAACAGATTATGCCAATATGTTTTGTGCTATTGAGTTTTATCAAAAAGCAAAAAAAATGGGAATAAAGCCAATTATTGGTTTAGAATTACCTATTACTAATAGAGATGAGCAAAATATTTTTAGCTTAACTTTACTTGCTAAAAACTATAATGGATATAAAAATTTAGTTAAGTTAGCCTCTGAACTATATAAAAAAAATGAAAATAGAGAGTTAAAATTAAATAAGGAGATCTTAAAGGAACATAGCCAAGATTTAATTGCACTTTCATCTTCAATGAATGGAGAAATAGGAAAGGCTATTTTAACAAATTCATCAGATGAAAAAGTTAATAAAATAATTGATGAATATATTGAAATATTTTCAAAAGAAAATTTTTATTTAGAGATACAAGCCAATGAACTCTCTGAAACAAAAATAATAAATGATAAATTTTATGATTTAGCAAAATTTCATGACCTAGAATTAGTGGCAACAAATAATGTTTACTATGTTGATAGAGATGGTTATGAGTTACAGGATATTATAATCTGTATTCAGTCAGGTTTAAAGGTAAAGGAAAAAAATAGGAAAAGAGCTATTTCAAAGGAATTATATCTAAAATCCAAAGATGAAATGAAAAGATTTTTAGGAGAAAAATTTGAAAAAGCTATTGAAAATGCAAATTATATAGCAAGTTTATGTAATATTGAAATAACTTTTGGTAATTTACAATTTCCATATTATGAAGTTCCAAGTGAATATTCTGGAATGGATGAATATTTAAAAACTATCTGCCATACTAATATTAAAAAATTATATAAAGAAGATTTAACTAAGGATATCTTAGACAGATTAGAATATGAATTGTCAGTTATTATAAAAATGGGATATTCTGGGTATTTTATAGTGGTTTGGGACTTTATATCTTATGCAAAAAGAAGAGGAATACCTGTTGGACCAGGTAGAGGTTCAGCAGCTGGAAGTTTAGTTGCCTATTGTCTAGGAATAACTATGATAGACCCTATAAGATATAATTTACTATTTGAAAGATTTCTAAATCCTGAAAGAATATCTATGCCAGATATTGATATAGATATCTGTCGTGAAAGACGGGACGAACTGATAGATTATGTTGTGCATAAATATGGTAGAGATAGAGTTGCACATATTATAACTTTTGGAAGAATGAAAGCCAGAGCTGCAATAAGAGATATTGGAAGAGTTTTAGATATAGATTTAAAGAAAATTGATAAACTTGCTAAGTTAGTTTCACATTCTCAAACCTTAGAAAAAACTTTAAAAGAAAATGTCGAAGTTGCCAAATTGTATACAACAGATATTGAATTACAAAAAGTTATAGACTTAGCAATAAGAATAGAAAATAAGGTAAGGCATGTATCTACACATGCAGCAGGTATACTTATAACAAAAGAAGATTTAGATAGAACAGTTCCAATTTATTTAGATGAGAAAGAAGGAGTTATTGCAACTCAATATCAAATGAAAGAACTTGAAGAGTTGGGACTTTTAAAGATAGATTTCTTAGGATTAAAAAATTTATCAAATGTCCAAAGGACAATAGATTATATAAAAAAATATAAAAATATTGATATTGATTTATATAAAATTCCACTTGATGATAAAAAAGTTTTTCAAATGTTATCTTTGGGAGATTCAACAGGAGTTTTCCAGCTTGAATCAACAGGAATTAGAAAGATAATGAAAAGATTAAAGCCTGATAAGTTTGAAGATATAGTTGCTTTATTGGCACTATATAGACCTGGACCTTTACAATCAGGTATGGTTGATGACTTTATAAATCGTAAGAATGGAAAAGAAAAAATTGAATATCCACATAAAAATTTAGAGATAATATTAAAAGAAACTTATGGTGTAATTTTGTATCAAGAGCAGGTTATGAAAATAGCAAGTTATATGGCAGATTATAGTCTTGGTGAAGCAGATTTATTAAGACGGGCTATGGGTAAGAAAAACTTTGCTATTATGAGAGAAAATAGAGAAAAGTTTATTGAAAGAGCAATAAAAAATGGTTATACAGTTGAAAAATCAGAAGAAATATTTGAATTGATAGATAAATTTGCAGGTTATGGTTTTAATAAATCTCACTCTGTTGCTTATGCTATGATTTCATATTGGACTGCATATTTTAAGGTACATTATCCAGCTTATTATTATGCAGCAGTTATGACTTCTGAAATTTCAGAAACAGGAGATATTGCTTATTATTTTAATGATGCAAAAGAACACGGAATAAGAATTTATTCTCCAAATATAAATTCTCCTAGTGCATATTTTGAGGTTAAAAATGATGGAATAACTTATTCTCTTGCAGCAATTAAAAATTTTGGTTTAACTATGGCTAAAAAAATAGTTGAAGATGTAAAATTAAATGGCAAGTATACAACACTTGAAGAATTTGTTTTTAGAAATAAGAAAAATGGAATGAATAAAAGAGCCTTAGAAGCTTTAATTTTATCAGGTGCTTTAGATGAGATAAAAGGAAATAGAAAAGAAAAATTTTTATCAATAGATAAGGTACTAGATTATAGTTCAAAAGCACCAAAAACAGATGAAATTCAACAGATGAATCTTTTTGGTGAAGCAGCTAAAACAATAGATAAATTTAATTTGGCTATAAGTGAAGATTTTACTTTAGATGAAAAATTAAATAAAGAAAAAGAATTTTTAGGTTTCTATTTAAGTTCACATCCATTGGATAAATACAAGGATATTCTCACAACATTTTTTATAAAAAAACTTTCTGAATTTGATTTAGAAGGAAATCAAGTTATAAAAACTTTTGGGACTATAATAAATTTAAAAAAGATTATAACAAAAAAAGAAGAACAAATGGCAATGTTTAATCTTAGTTGTTATGACAGAACTCTATCTTGTATAGCTTTTCCTAGGGTATATGAAAGATTTATAAGTGAGCTTATAGAAAAGAAAACTGTGTATATTGAAGGAAAAATCCAAATAGATAATTACAGGGGAGAAAGTAGAAGTAAGTTATTAGTGGATAAATTAGTGGAATTAGATAAAATTTATGAATATCCAGCAAAAAAATTATTTATCTTAATAGAGCCAGAAGATAGTTATAGATATAGTAGACTTAAAGATTTAATTAATTTTAATAAAGGGAAAACTCAAATTATATTTGCTATCAAAAATAAAAATGAAAAAAAATTACAAACAATGAATAAAGGGATAAAGCTTAGTAAGGAGTTTTTTGAAAGTTTAGTTGAACTTATGGGAATAGACAAAATAAAAATTGAGATGTGA
- a CDS encoding GNAT family N-acetyltransferase translates to MNIKEFKGNKKEFLLLLLLADEKEEMIDKYIEKGIMYLLDDNGIKGECVVTDEGEGILEIKNIAIEPDCQRKGYGKALIDFIAKKYRGQYSILQVGTGDSPMIISFYEKCGFVRSHSIKNFFIDNYDKPIFECSVQLVDMIYLQKKL, encoded by the coding sequence GTGAATATTAAGGAGTTTAAGGGAAATAAAAAAGAATTTCTTTTATTGCTTTTACTTGCAGATGAAAAAGAAGAAATGATAGATAAATATATTGAAAAAGGAATAATGTATTTACTGGATGATAATGGAATTAAAGGTGAATGTGTTGTAACAGATGAAGGTGAAGGTATACTTGAAATTAAAAATATTGCTATTGAGCCTGATTGTCAAAGAAAGGGTTATGGAAAGGCTTTGATTGATTTTATTGCCAAGAAATATAGAGGGCAGTATTCTATTTTACAAGTTGGAACAGGAGATAGTCCAATGATAATTTCTTTCTATGAAAAATGTGGTTTTGTTCGTTCGCATAGTATTAAAAATTTCTTTATAGATAATTATGATAAGCCAATATTTGAGTGTAGTGTTCAATTGGTTGATATGATTTATTTACAGAAAAAATTATAA
- a CDS encoding DEAD/DEAH box helicase, which yields MVDVKFYMLVEGEDNLYLALYDSEKNLISSYSNLNQNDINNYIENLENEKEFFISWEEKESSNYLKLDKTLLEYLLEKDNFVNSNFETIAKKEIENLSLLIRDNNEIEDRLDIYVEINDNLLIKNNIVGNYIYSQGIFYKIDIEEDSQFPLIDLFQKIDKYELESYCTLILKNYKNIDLKYEDYETIISDEKTAIPQIIIEKIAFDNSLYLKINSIISTMDYEFFTKNQIEAVLTVNELEKKLEISKINLENLSSDMFEIVKVLTKLQKSIGLKSSYYIDNENFIILNEELAKEFVKKELLQLTGKYSIIGTDRLRKYNIKAVKPKISGKFSYNLDYFEGEVEVEIEGEKFSIQQLLNNYKKDEYIVLSDGTNALINREYIEKLQRVFKEEDGNKIKVSFFDMPIVQDLIDEKSFENDFMGSKDFFEGINKLAEENIDYPKLKATLRDYQKYGYKWLKYLTDNNLGACLADDMGLGKTLQAITLISKMHEEKKKKSMVIMPKSLIYNWENEIKRFSPKLKVGVYYGINRDFSSLKKVDVILTTYGTIRNDIESLLKQKIDLLVLDESQNIKNINSQTTKAVLLLNAKKRVALSGTPIENNLLELYSLFRFLNPEMFDSVQKFTNDYIVPIQKYSDTSTIEELRKKIYPFLLRRIKKEVLADLPDKIEKLVYVDMNDEHRRFYEERRKYYYSLLEKNTSSQGNFDKFFVLQAINELRHIVSSPELESKKIISSKKEVLIENVIEAIENNHKVLVFVNYLSSIESICDSLKENKIKYLKMTGQTKDRQNLVDKFQNDSRYKVFVMTLKTGGVGLNLVSADTIFIYDPWWNTTVENQAIDRAYRLGQDKTVFAYKMIMRNTIEEKILKLQEIKNKLLDDLISEDNLSTKNLSKSDIEFILGS from the coding sequence ATGGTAGATGTAAAATTTTATATGCTAGTTGAGGGAGAAGATAATCTTTATCTAGCTCTATATGATTCTGAAAAAAATTTAATTAGCAGTTACTCTAATTTAAATCAGAATGATATAAACAATTATATAGAAAATTTAGAAAATGAGAAAGAATTTTTTATTAGTTGGGAAGAAAAAGAGAGTAGTAATTATTTAAAATTAGATAAAACTTTATTAGAATATCTTTTAGAGAAGGATAATTTTGTAAATAGTAACTTTGAAACAATAGCAAAAAAAGAAATAGAAAATCTATCACTTTTGATAAGAGATAATAATGAAATTGAAGATAGACTAGATATTTATGTTGAGATAAATGATAATCTTTTAATAAAAAATAATATAGTAGGAAACTATATTTATTCACAAGGAATATTCTATAAGATAGACATAGAAGAAGATTCGCAATTTCCGTTGATAGATTTATTTCAAAAAATAGATAAATACGAACTTGAAAGTTACTGTACTTTAATTTTAAAGAATTATAAGAATATAGATTTAAAATATGAAGATTATGAAACTATTATAAGTGATGAAAAAACTGCAATTCCACAGATAATAATAGAAAAGATTGCTTTTGATAATAGCCTTTATTTAAAGATTAATTCTATTATATCTACAATGGACTATGAATTTTTTACAAAAAATCAAATAGAAGCAGTACTTACTGTAAATGAGTTGGAAAAGAAATTGGAAATTTCTAAAATAAATTTAGAAAATTTAAGTTCAGATATGTTTGAAATAGTTAAGGTTTTAACTAAATTACAGAAAAGTATAGGCTTAAAATCTTCATATTATATAGATAATGAAAATTTTATTATTTTAAATGAAGAATTAGCAAAAGAATTTGTAAAAAAAGAGTTATTACAACTAACTGGGAAATATAGTATTATTGGTACAGATAGACTGAGAAAATATAATATAAAAGCAGTTAAACCAAAGATAAGTGGAAAATTTAGTTACAATCTTGATTATTTTGAAGGAGAAGTAGAAGTTGAAATTGAAGGAGAAAAATTCTCTATTCAACAACTTTTAAATAACTATAAAAAAGATGAGTATATTGTTTTAAGTGATGGAACAAATGCTTTAATTAATAGAGAATACATAGAAAAATTACAAAGAGTATTTAAAGAAGAAGATGGGAATAAAATAAAGGTTTCATTTTTTGATATGCCAATAGTTCAAGATTTGATTGATGAAAAATCTTTTGAGAATGACTTTATGGGAAGTAAAGATTTTTTTGAAGGAATAAATAAATTAGCAGAAGAAAATATTGATTATCCTAAATTAAAAGCAACATTAAGAGATTATCAAAAATATGGTTATAAATGGCTTAAATATTTAACAGATAATAATTTAGGAGCTTGTTTAGCAGATGATATGGGCTTAGGCAAAACCTTACAAGCCATAACTTTAATTTCTAAAATGCATGAAGAAAAAAAGAAAAAATCTATGGTAATAATGCCTAAAAGCTTGATATATAACTGGGAAAATGAAATTAAAAGATTTTCACCTAAATTAAAAGTTGGTGTATACTATGGTATAAATAGAGATTTTTCTTCTTTAAAAAAGGTTGATGTAATTTTAACTACCTATGGAACTATAAGAAATGATATTGAAAGTCTTTTGAAACAAAAAATTGACTTGCTTGTTTTAGATGAGTCACAAAATATTAAAAATATAAATTCACAGACAACAAAGGCAGTGTTACTTTTAAATGCTAAAAAAAGAGTAGCATTGAGTGGAACACCTATTGAAAATAACCTATTGGAGTTATATTCATTATTTAGATTTTTAAATCCAGAAATGTTTGATTCGGTACAGAAATTTACGAATGATTATATAGTTCCTATACAAAAATACTCTGATACTTCAACTATTGAGGAGTTAAGAAAAAAAATATATCCTTTCTTATTAAGAAGAATTAAAAAAGAAGTTTTGGCAGATTTGCCAGATAAGATAGAAAAATTAGTTTATGTGGATATGAATGATGAACATAGAAGATTTTATGAAGAAAGGAGAAAATATTATTACTCATTACTTGAAAAAAATACTTCAAGTCAAGGAAATTTTGATAAGTTTTTTGTGTTACAGGCTATAAATGAGCTAAGACATATAGTGAGTTCTCCTGAACTAGAAAGCAAAAAGATTATTTCAAGTAAAAAGGAAGTTTTAATTGAAAATGTGATAGAAGCCATTGAAAATAATCATAAAGTTTTAGTGTTTGTAAATTATTTATCTTCAATAGAAAGTATTTGTGATTCATTGAAAGAAAATAAGATAAAATATTTAAAGATGACAGGACAAACAAAGGATAGACAAAATTTAGTGGATAAATTTCAAAATGACAGTAGGTATAAAGTATTTGTAATGACATTAAAAACAGGTGGAGTAGGTTTAAATCTAGTGTCTGCTGATACTATATTTATCTACGACCCTTGGTGGAATACAACTGTTGAAAATCAAGCTATTGATAGAGCATACAGATTAGGACAAGATAAAACTGTTTTTGCTTATAAAATGATTATGAGGAATACAATAGAGGAAAAAATATTAAAATTACAAGAGATTAAAAATAAATTACTAGATGATTTGATATCAGAAGATAATTTATCTACAAAAAATTTATCTAAAAGTGATATAGAATTTATTTTAGGAAGTTAG
- a CDS encoding MBL fold metallo-hydrolase, translating into MVYYIYHSAFVIEVEKSILIFDFYKFPSNKKKEKEEFFNRFIKRIDKKVYIFSTHSHSDHFNKEILTWLEMNENIKYILSDDIRIYKHKNFYFTKEGDSFELDNLKISTFGSTDLGSSFYVNTENKNIFHSGDLHFWHWEDDTPEEEKTMYDAYMVQLEKIKKLDRIDIAFVPVDPRLGVNTLEGVELFYKILKPKIIIPMHFSDDYSQMKNFIEKFKYNDDVKIIEIKDSMEKVLE; encoded by the coding sequence ATGGTTTATTATATTTACCATAGTGCCTTTGTTATAGAAGTAGAAAAAAGTATTTTAATATTTGATTTCTATAAATTTCCTAGCAACAAAAAGAAAGAAAAAGAGGAATTTTTTAATAGATTTATAAAGAGAATCGATAAAAAAGTTTATATATTTTCAACACATAGCCATTCAGATCATTTTAATAAAGAGATTTTAACTTGGTTAGAAATGAATGAAAATATAAAATATATTTTAAGTGATGATATAAGAATATATAAACATAAAAACTTTTATTTTACAAAAGAAGGTGATAGTTTTGAATTGGATAATTTAAAGATAAGTACTTTTGGTTCAACTGACTTAGGCTCTTCGTTTTATGTAAATACAGAGAATAAAAATATATTTCATTCAGGAGATTTACATTTTTGGCATTGGGAAGATGATACACCAGAGGAAGAAAAAACTATGTATGATGCCTATATGGTTCAACTTGAGAAGATAAAAAAATTAGATAGAATTGATATAGCTTTTGTTCCAGTAGATCCAAGACTTGGAGTTAATACATTAGAGGGTGTAGAATTGTTTTATAAAATCCTAAAACCTAAGATAATAATTCCTATGCATTTTTCTGATGATTATAGCCAGATGAAAAATTTTATTGAAAAGTTTAAATATAATGATGATGTTAAAATTATAGAAATAAAAGATAGTATGGAGAAAGTATTGGAGTAA
- a CDS encoding GNAT family N-acetyltransferase: MDIIHSEGKGFYIYDENKEILARLEYKKNDNVLTFDHTVVSDKLKGQGIAQKLLDEAVDYARKNNFKVHPVCSYVVKKFETGNYDDIKI, translated from the coding sequence ATGGATATAATTCATTCTGAAGGAAAGGGCTTCTATATTTATGATGAAAATAAGGAAATTCTAGCAAGACTTGAATATAAGAAAAATGATAATGTTTTAACTTTTGATCATACTGTTGTATCGGATAAACTAAAAGGACAAGGAATTGCACAAAAACTTTTAGATGAAGCCGTTGATTATGCTAGAAAAAATAACTTTAAAGTACATCCAGTATGCTCATATGTTGTTAAAAAATTTGAAACTGGCAACTATGATGATATAAAAATTTAA
- the rpsP gene encoding 30S ribosomal protein S16, which produces MLKLRLTRLGDKKRPSYRIVAMEALSKRDGGAIAYLGNYFPLEDSKVVLKEEEILNYLKNGAQPTRTVKSILVKAGLWAKFEESKKK; this is translated from the coding sequence ATGTTAAAATTAAGACTTACAAGATTAGGAGATAAAAAAAGACCTTCTTATAGAATAGTAGCTATGGAAGCTTTATCTAAAAGAGATGGTGGAGCAATAGCTTACTTAGGTAACTACTTCCCATTAGAAGATTCAAAAGTAGTATTAAAAGAAGAAGAAATCTTAAACTACTTAAAAAATGGTGCTCAACCTACAAGAACTGTAAAATCAATCTTGGTTAAAGCTGGATTATGGGCTAAATTTGAAGAATCTAAAAAGAAATAG